GCTTCACAATTGAGGACTACATCAGGAGGATGAAGGAGAAGCAGAGGAAGCACCATGCAAGGAAAGTCGAGCGTGCAAAAGAAAAAGGCCGGGAGTATTACACTCCCGACCGAGTCCGTAAAATGGAATATGCCCAAAGACTTGCAACGACTTAGTTCAAGCCGAAACACATTGGTAAGCCGTATGCCTTAGCAGGGCACGTGCGGTTTGATGAGGGGGTAGCCATGAGAGTGGTTACCCTACTCTATTTTCAACCTACAGAAAAACCAAATTTTTGTCGCATATATAATTAGGGAATTTATTGGGACAGGAATACATATTTTTTCAGCGAATTAAAAAAAGGGGGGGAGGTAGCTATGGAAATGAAAGAGGCACTGATTAAAGAAGCCAAGCAGCTGGGGTTTCCGCTCTGCGGTGTGGCCGCTCCCCGAGCGTTCCTTGATTATCCGGCGGTTAAAAAACCATATTCAAGCGATGGCCAGACTTGGCCCCAACCCTTGGAACTTGCCCCCTGGTGTCAGTCAGTAATTGTCGTCGGTCTGGCCTCTGAAGACAAGTTCCTTGACACGGTGGTTTTCAACAAAAACATACGTGCCCAGTTCTACGATGAAATGATTCAGCATCGCTTGTTTCGGCTTCGGGACTGGGTTTGTGGACAAGGACAAAAGGCAATTGTCACTGACAAACTTGCGTTTAAGCGGGCGGCAGTTTTGGCAGGTATCGGCCTGATGGGCAAAAACACCTTGATTGCCAACCCCGAATACGGTTCGAACTTACGCCTGGGCGTGTTATTGACAGATATGCAACTGTCTGCCGATACGCCACTGGACCCCTTTACACCTGAGTTATGTGGCGATTGTCGCCGATGTTTGGATATTTGTCCTGCCGGTGCCCTGGTGGATTACAAGCTGGACTTTGGCAAATGCCTGGTCCCGGCTCTTGATTTCCCCGGCCGGGAAGACGACCGGGATTTGGCGCGGCAAGTTCAACCGCTTTTGGATGAATGTAGTTATGTAGAATGCAATCTATGTCAGAAGGTGTGTCCGTTATAATCTGATCACGAGTTCTAATGGGGGTTTTAGCTTGAATCGATGGCAGAAGCTGGCAGGCGTGTTCCTAGTCTTGTTAATCGGCCCGCTTGTGATTCCAGTTCCGGCTGCTCGGGGTACTCTACCGGTGGCAGAATTGGCCAGAGCGGAGAGTAATTTTATCGAAGTTGGCGAGTATGATGTGCATTTTACCGAAGCAGGCAGTGGCGACACCAATTTCTTGTTGTTGCACGGATTGGGCGCTAATGCTTTCTCGTGGCGGCCGGTCACTGCTACCCTGGCGGAAGTGGGGACCGTTATCGCTTTTGACCGTCCCGGTTTTGGCCTCACAGAGCGACCGTTAAGCTGGGAGGGTGAAAACCCGTACAGTCTGGCGGGCCAAGTGGAGTTGGCGCTTGC
This genomic window from Bacillota bacterium contains:
- a CDS encoding epoxyqueuosine reductase codes for the protein MEMKEALIKEAKQLGFPLCGVAAPRAFLDYPAVKKPYSSDGQTWPQPLELAPWCQSVIVVGLASEDKFLDTVVFNKNIRAQFYDEMIQHRLFRLRDWVCGQGQKAIVTDKLAFKRAAVLAGIGLMGKNTLIANPEYGSNLRLGVLLTDMQLSADTPLDPFTPELCGDCRRCLDICPAGALVDYKLDFGKCLVPALDFPGREDDRDLARQVQPLLDECSYVECNLCQKVCPL